AACAgctttgttttatttcttttcattctcCTAATCATTACTCTCTCACTTTGTAGGTAGGTGTTCGAACATGAACACTAATTACAAGAAAGGTCGCTCACAAAGCCTGCCTAATTGGAATGGCGATGACAAGTTACACTACAGACTGACCATCATGGGCGCCGCCGGAGTCGGCAAGAGCTGTATCATCTCACAGTTCCTCTACGACCGCTTTATTAGTGAGTACAAAGAAACTGTGGAGGAATTCCACCGCGGGGAATACACCGTGGACGGCCGAGAATTGATCCTTGACATTTTAGACACCGCGGGTGCACATTCATTTCCGGCCATGCGCAGACTGGCCATCTCAACAAGTGACGCTTTTGTTTTGGTGTATTCTATTGACGATGAGTCCTCGTTTCAAGGAGTGAAATATTTGCGAGACATTATTTTAGCAGAGCGAAAGGGGGAAAATGTACCAATAGTTGTCGTGGGAAATAAGTCCGACATTTCCGGGGAATGTAGAGTCATCCTGAAAGAAACTGCTGAATCAATTGTTTGCTTAGACTGGGAGAATGGCTATGTTGAAGCCTCTGCGAAAGACGGTATAAATATTTCGgggattttcaaagaaatccTTCGACAGACAAACATGGGGTTCAATAAAACTCCACTTCCAAAACGAAGAAGACTCGGCTCCACTTCATCCGAAAATTCTGACATATCATATTCATCCTCTCGAAACCGGAAAAGCTGCACTATATCGTAGCATTGATTACATgaaattaaatttgttttattcagaataaaatgtattgcatttattttaacttgttgttttatttattgGAGATGAAAATCCAAAGTCTGGATATATTGCTGATAATAGAATAAAATTCCGTCAAA
This genomic window from Ostrea edulis chromosome 4, xbOstEdul1.1, whole genome shotgun sequence contains:
- the LOC125669882 gene encoding ras-related protein Rap-1b-like, with protein sequence MNTNYKKGRSQSLPNWNGDDKLHYRLTIMGAAGVGKSCIISQFLYDRFISEYKETVEEFHRGEYTVDGRELILDILDTAGAHSFPAMRRLAISTSDAFVLVYSIDDESSFQGVKYLRDIILAERKGENVPIVVVGNKSDISGECRVILKETAESIVCLDWENGYVEASAKDGINISGIFKEILRQTNMGFNKTPLPKRRRLGSTSSENSDISYSSSRNRKSCTIS